In Flavivirga abyssicola, the following are encoded in one genomic region:
- a CDS encoding AraC family transcriptional regulator — protein sequence MKLVLKNTDSFSNSRLNIITKEKPCLDSSWHYHPEFELLYISKSTGIRFVGDSVEHFTPGDLVLVGPNLPHLWRNDVSYYAEDSERSVKTVVIKFYKNFIGENTFEAPEFAEINRMLSDAKYGISFGSNISNKLREDILSITNIKHTEQFIKLLGILYELSITNEKQMLSSSDMRQYTPKGARRIDRVLRYISDNYSKSIALEDVSDIACMTPNSFCRFFKKKTNKSFTGFLNEVRIRNASRLLVQESLPVNDVCFLVGYNSITNFNKQFKRIMGSTPKQYREAV from the coding sequence ATGAAATTGGTGCTAAAAAATACAGATAGTTTTTCAAATTCTCGACTGAATATAATCACAAAAGAAAAGCCTTGCCTTGATTCTTCTTGGCATTACCACCCGGAATTTGAACTTTTGTACATTTCTAAAAGTACAGGAATTCGTTTTGTTGGAGATAGCGTTGAGCATTTTACACCTGGGGATTTAGTCTTAGTTGGTCCAAATTTACCTCATTTATGGCGAAATGATGTTTCTTATTACGCTGAAGACAGCGAAAGAAGCGTGAAAACTGTAGTTATTAAATTCTATAAAAACTTTATAGGAGAAAATACTTTTGAAGCTCCTGAATTTGCTGAGATTAATAGAATGTTATCTGATGCCAAATATGGAATAAGTTTTGGGAGTAATATTTCTAATAAACTGAGAGAAGATATACTGTCTATAACTAACATTAAACATACAGAGCAGTTTATAAAACTTTTGGGAATTCTTTATGAGCTTTCCATTACTAATGAAAAGCAAATGTTATCCTCTTCAGATATGAGGCAGTATACGCCTAAAGGTGCTCGCAGAATTGATAGGGTGCTGAGATATATATCAGATAATTACTCAAAATCTATTGCTCTTGAAGATGTTTCAGACATTGCATGTATGACACCAAATTCATTTTGTCGATTTTTCAAGAAAAAAACCAACAAATCCTTTACGGGATTTTTGAATGAAGTACGAATAAGGAATGCTTCTCGTTTATTAGTTCAAGAAAGCCTACCAGTTAACGACGTTTGTTTTTTAGTAGGTTACAACTCCATCACAAACTTCAACAAACAATTTAAGCGAATAATGGGTAGTACACCCAAACAGTATAGAGAGGCTGTTTAA
- a CDS encoding sulfatase-like hydrolase/transferase encodes MSVFFKSSSIFVISIILLSCNSAKSNDHSSKNKAVEKIVTPSKPNILMILCDDLGYSDVGFNGSKDIPTPNLDALAHSGTILTDAYVAHPFCGPSRASLMTGRYAHKIGAQFNLPPNSGETIKKGIDTNEIFISKVLQNAGYYTGLMGKWHLGANPEYHPNSRGFNDFYGFLGGGHNYHPEQFKAAYKRQKESGQKIIWDYLHPLEHNGNEVDETEYVTDGLSREAVRFIGEAAEKKDNPFFLYLSYNAPHTPLEAKKEDLKLFEHIKDKKRRTYAAMVYAVDRGIKKIVDQLKATNQFDNTLIIFFSDNGGKTKAGATNYPLKNGKGSVYEGGFRVPMFFHWPNVVPSGKKYNYPVSALDFYPTLTNLAKAKIPENKALDGKDIWKDFMSNKNPRPDENVFVMRHRNGFTDVAVRKDDWKALKAYKQKWKLFNINNDIEESENLSNKHPKILRSLVSELEKWSKTNIQPQWWHDEKTGKDWKADGMPHFDKTFRVE; translated from the coding sequence ATGTCTGTGTTTTTTAAATCATCCTCTATATTCGTTATTTCCATTATTCTATTAAGTTGTAATAGTGCAAAGAGCAATGATCATTCCTCTAAAAATAAAGCGGTTGAAAAAATTGTGACACCTTCAAAACCAAATATTTTGATGATTCTTTGTGATGATTTAGGGTATTCGGATGTTGGTTTTAATGGTTCAAAAGATATTCCAACTCCTAACTTGGATGCTTTAGCACATAGTGGAACGATTCTAACAGACGCTTATGTGGCACATCCCTTTTGTGGGCCAAGTCGTGCCAGTTTAATGACAGGAAGATATGCGCACAAAATAGGAGCGCAATTCAATTTGCCTCCAAATAGTGGTGAAACTATTAAAAAAGGAATAGATACTAACGAGATTTTTATAAGTAAAGTGCTTCAAAATGCTGGCTATTATACAGGTTTAATGGGGAAATGGCATTTAGGAGCAAATCCTGAGTATCATCCTAATTCAAGAGGATTTAATGATTTTTATGGGTTCTTAGGGGGCGGTCATAACTATCACCCAGAACAATTTAAGGCAGCTTATAAGAGGCAGAAAGAAAGTGGTCAAAAAATTATTTGGGATTATTTGCATCCATTGGAGCATAATGGTAATGAAGTTGACGAAACGGAGTATGTAACCGATGGTTTGTCAAGGGAAGCTGTTCGATTTATAGGAGAAGCAGCAGAAAAAAAAGATAATCCTTTCTTTTTGTATTTGTCTTACAATGCGCCTCATACGCCATTAGAAGCAAAAAAGGAAGATTTAAAATTATTTGAACATATTAAAGATAAAAAACGTAGAACATATGCAGCAATGGTTTATGCTGTAGATAGGGGGATAAAGAAAATAGTCGATCAATTAAAAGCAACGAATCAATTTGATAATACACTAATTATTTTCTTTAGTGATAACGGTGGAAAAACGAAAGCAGGAGCAACAAATTATCCGCTTAAAAATGGAAAAGGAAGTGTTTATGAAGGAGGTTTTCGGGTACCGATGTTTTTCCATTGGCCAAATGTGGTGCCAAGTGGTAAAAAGTATAACTATCCAGTATCTGCATTAGATTTTTATCCTACACTTACTAATTTGGCAAAAGCCAAAATTCCTGAGAACAAAGCATTAGATGGTAAAGATATCTGGAAAGATTTCATGTCTAATAAAAATCCACGGCCAGATGAGAATGTTTTTGTAATGCGCCATAGAAATGGTTTTACAGATGTTGCAGTAAGAAAAGATGATTGGAAGGCTTTAAAGGCATACAAGCAAAAATGGAAACTTTTTAATATTAATAATGATATTGAAGAGAGTGAAAATTTGAGCAACAAACACCCTAAAATTCTTAGAAGTTTAGTTTCTGAATTAGAAAAATGGAGTAAAACTAATATTCAGCCTCAATGGTGGCATGATGAAAAAACGGGTAAGGACTGGAAAGCAGACGGAATGCCACATTTTGATAAAACATTTCGTGTAGAATAA